The DNA sequence AAAGCCTGGATTGAGGCGTTGGGTATTTCACAAAAAGACGTAGTGTATCGGGAAATTCCTAAAGATGAACTGGCACACTATTCAAAGCGGACAATTGATATTGATTTTAAATTTCCGTTTGGACAAGATGAGCTGTATGGCTTGGCCTATCGAACCGATTTTGATTTAAAGAATCACACCAACTCCAGCGGCCAGGATTTATCCTACACTGACCCAAAAACTTCTGAAAAATTTGTGCCACATGTGATTGAACCGACTTGGGGCGTGGATCGAACATTGTTGGCAGTGTTGGTCGCCGCCTATCATGAAGAAAAAGCGCCAACTGCCGATGGTAAAACCGAAACTCGGGTGGTGATGAAATTTCCAAAAGATTTGGCACCATATCAGATTGCGGTATTGCCGTTGTCTAAGAAAGAGGAATTATCGAAATTATCTAAGGAAATTTCCAAAACATTACGAAAATATTTTTCGGTTAATTACGACGAAACACAAAGTATCGGCCGCCGCTACCGCCGCCAAGATGAAATTGGTACCCCGTATTGTATTACGGTTGATTTTGACAGTTTGACTGATCAATCAGTGACAGTCCGTGATCGTGATTCAATGAAGCAGGATCGAATTAAGATTGCTCAACTGGCAGAATATTTAAAGAATAAATTAGAATTATAACGTGCACCAAAGCAGTAAATTGAAAAATGGTTTGCGATTAATACTGGCACCGCTTACGGAAACAAAGGCGGTGACAGTTTTAGTATTGCTGCCGGTTGGTTCTCGCTATGAGACCAAAAAAATTAATGGCGTTTCGCATTTTGTTGAACATCTATTGTTTAAGGGTACGGCGAAGCGGCCGACTAGCCTAGACATTACCAAAGAGCTTGATGCTGTGGGCGCCGAGTATAATGCTTTTACCGGCAAAGATCATACTGGTTATTACATCAAGGTTGCGGCTGAACGCATTGAATTAGCGTTTGATATTTTATCCGACATGTTGTTTAATTCCACTTTTGACCAGGCGGAAATAGACAAAGAGCGGGGAGTGATTATTGAAGAAATCAATATGTATAACGACAATCCGCTGATTCATTTGGGTGGACTTTTCGAACAAACGATTTTTGGCAATCATCCGCTGGGTTGGTTGATTTCCGGCCCTAAGCAGGTGATAAAAACCGTTTCGCGCCAGCAGATTGTGGCTTACAAACAACAACATTATCAGCCGCATAATATTGTATTGACAGTGGCGGGTAATTTTAAGACTAACACCGTCAAGAGGCTGGCTAATCAATATTTTGGACTCGCATCAAAAACAAAAAACAAAAAAAGTTTCAAAAAAATTCAGATTAGACAATCTCAACCGCGGGTGAATATATTGTATAAGGATACGCAGCAGGTTCAGTTGGGGCTTGGTTTTCCGGCATTTGAGACGGCAAACCCCAAAATTTTTGCTTTATATGTTTTGGCGGTTATTTTGGGCGGCAATATGAGTTCCAGGTTGTTTATCAATGTTCGCGAGAAACACGGTTTGGCGTATTATATCAGAACTGATTTAAGCACTTATCACGATACGGGAAACTTTTTGGTCCAGGCCGGACTTGACCGCAAGCGGATTAAAGAAGCTCTTGTCCTAATTATTGCTGAACTTCAAGATATTAAGGCTAACGGTGTAACTCCGAAAGAATTGCGCGCCGCAAAAGATTTTTTAAAGGGTAAGCTGATTTTAGATCTAGAAGATTCTGAAAATATTGCTGATTGGTATGGCAAACAAGTTTTACTTTTAGGTAAAACATATACGCCGGCTGAGAGGCTGAAAAAGATTTCAGCGGTAAGTCTTTTCGATGTTGCCACAGTGGCAAAAGAGATTTTTCAATCAAAACATTTTAATTTGGCAATGATTGGTCCGTTTAAGAATTCAGCTGAGTTTAAAAAACTGTTGAAACTTTAACCTGTTGCTATATCAAAAAGACCCTTCGTGAAAACCAAAGGGTCTTTTTGATTGGACTGTCAGGTAAAAATAATCAGCGCCAAAAAAGTTAAAAGAAATATTGCCTGAATTGTCATGCCGGCTTTAAAAGGCACTGTCAGACCTTTTAAGGCGTAGTGCAGGTTCCAGTGGATCGAAAAATATTTTTCAAGCAATTTAGTCTTGGTGAGAACATAAATGCCCTGGAGAAAGTCCGGCATAATTGTTCCGGCAACTGCGAAAAGCGCCACCCAAAAGTTTTGAATCTGCCCGGTTAAGTATAGGCTGGTGAGGCTGATAGTCATTACAATAACGTCAATGGCGGTTAACTTTTTTAGCAGTAAAACCTCATGCGCCGAAAACTTGAATTTTTCTTTTACCAGAGTGGTGTCTCCATGGGGGATCATATCAAGCAGGAAATGAGAAAAAAATCCCAGCACAAAAGCAAGGCCGATATTATTAGTTTGTTCGGCGATTAAAACTCCGGCGGCCGAGTGAACAGTAAGAAACATTAGATCAGCGGTTTAATGATGACAATCAAAGCAATAAGCTGGGTGAGGTGCCCCAGAATAAAAGAGATATTTTTTTCCGGCGAGTAGTGGACAAGATGATGAAAGTCGTTGAATTTTTTAAGAAAACGGTTTTTGGGGAATAAGAAACTTGATGCCTGGAGAATGTCAGGTAGGATTGATCCAATTACCCCCCAGATAATCGGTCCGGTAATAAGGTGAATATTGTTAGTTAAAAGTGCCGCGACAATAATGACGGCAACACAGATTTCAAAGTAGACTAGGGCGACGATTTTGTTAAAGTATTTTCTTCGTAATGTTTTGGCGTTGTGGCCTTTAGAATCGATATTGGCGTCGGCATGTGGCATCATGTCCAGGAAAAAGTGGGAAATGAAGCCGACAATGAATGAAATCAGTGAGTGATTAATGGTGCTGCCAATTAAAACCCCGGCGGCAGCATGGATTGACAAGTACATAGTTTATTTTATTAGTCCTTTATTTGTCTTTGAATTAATTTTAACAAAAAAAAATTGACTTGAAAAGACAAACAAAAAACCCTTTAAACAAGAAAGGATTTTTTAATCTATCTGGTAGCGAGGGTGGGGATCGAACCCACGACCTAAGGGTTATGATTCCTTTGCTCTACCAACTGAGCTACCTCGCCGTATGTATAAGACACTTTGGTTGCGGGGGCGGGATTTGCACCCGCGACCTCCAGGTTATGGGCCTGGCGAGCTGCTACTGCTCTACCCCGCGTCGGTTTGATTACCTGGTTACTATATAGTAAATTGTCTCTACTGTCAACGTTTAAACATATAAAAAAGCGACAAGCTGGTCAGCTGGTCGCCTGTGGCAGTACTTCGTACTGCAGCTGTGTTACCCCCTTGCGGGTAAAACCTAAAAATTCCGCTGCCGCTTTGGAGACGTCGAGGTCTCGGCCTTTAACAAAAGGACCGCGGTCGGTGATAGTGACGGTTAAGGTTTTACCGTTATCCGGATTGGTCAGTTTGACCGGTGTTCCGAATGGGAGATCTTTGTGGGCAGCCAGGTGCTTATCTCGACTGTTGAAGACGTCACCGTTTGCCATCTTGTTGCCAGGTAGGTTATACCAGCTAACGGTGAGAGTCGGTTTTTCCGACAATGGCGTCATTTGGGGGCCGACGATCAGACTTACTGCCACGACAAAAATAGCACAGTTCACTTTCTTTCCCTCTCATTTGAGCTTTAAGTAGATGAATAGCGCGACAAGGCCCACCCTTGTCTTTAGAGCCGTTCTTTTATTCAAAGCTGCAGTTTCCTAAAGAGCTAAGTTTTTATTATACACTTTTATTTCAGTCTGTCAAGAGTTTTTAATAAAAGAAGAAGAGTTTTTTAAAAAACTCTTCTTCTTTGTTTATTTTTTATTGTTTTAGAGTTGCTCTCGGTAGTAACCAATTGGTGTTGGATCAAATATTTTTCCATCTAAATAGTGGGAAACTGCATCAATAATATCGTGATCTCGCAGGACGCCGTCGGCTTTAAGCTTTTTAATTTCTTCAAGAGTAAACCAGCGGGCATCCATAATCTCTTCTGGATCAAGCTGGATATTTTCTGTAACTGGTTCGGCGGCAAAGATGAATTTAACGGCATGGACTGTCCGGCCGGTCCGGGCACTTTTTTTAATAAGGGAATAGACTCCAAGAAAACCGACAATTTTTATTTTTAGGCCTGTTTCTTCTTCTGCTTCTCGTTTAGCGCCATCAATGATATTTTCGTAAAGGTCAATCCAGCCTGCCGGATGATTCCAACTGCCTTTTTCAGCCACATTTTCTTGGACTAACAAAAAACGGTCGTCTTTTTTGATCAGACAACCACCGGCGATGAAGGGTTGGGTTACTACTCGGTTTTCTACTGGAACTTGTTCCATAATTTTTTCACCCACCTTGCTTGATGGCAAGGCGAGACTGGTGCCCGAGGAGAGACTCGAACTCTCATGCCTTTCGGCACACGATTTTGAGTCGTGCGTGTATACCAATTTCACCACTCGGGCGTAATTACAACAAAGTCAATTATAATGCACTATTTTAAAATTGTCAAAGGAGGTTTTTTCTACTATAATATAGTCATGTCGCGCACCATTGCTATTGTTAATCAGAAGGGCGGAGTCGGCAAGACTACTACCGCTATCAATTTGGGAGCTTATCTGGCCTGGCTGGGTAAGTTTGTTTTATTGGTTGACCTTGACCCGCAGGCTAATGCCACATCCGGCCTGGGACTTGATTTAAGTAAATTAACCCAGGGTGTTTATAACACGCTGATTGAACCAATTTCATTTCGGGAGATTATTAAAGGCACGTCGCATCCGGGCTACAAGATTGCGCCGGCAACGGCTGACCTGGCTGGGGCGCGCGTTGAATTAGTTAATATGGATGAACGGGAATTTCGGCTTCGCCAGACCATGCTTGAAGTAAAACATGATTATGATTATATCATCATTGATTGTCCGCCTTCGCTTGATTTACTGACCATTAACGGTTTGGTAGCGGCTGATGAAGTTGTAATCCCAGTTCAGGCTGAATATCTTGCTTTGGAAGGTTTAGGGCAACTGCTTGGCACGGTTGATTTGGTTAAAAATAATCTTAAGCCCGAGCTTAATGTTTTGGGCGCAGTAGTAACAATGTATGACAAACGAAATAAGCTTTCGGCCCAGGTGGTTAATGAACTAAAAGAGCACTTTCCTTTTAAGCTTTTTAATACCATCGTTCCGCGTAATGTCCGCCTGACTGAATCGCCCAGTTTTGGACAGACAATTTTATCATATGACAGCCGGTCAAGTGGTGCTAAAGCCTACGAAGATCTGGCGCGGGAAATTATTGAACAAGAAAATTATCTTTATTAGCTATGAATAAAACTCAAGGATTAGGCAAAGGATTAAGTTCGCTTATTCCTCCCAAAATTGATCGAACCATCATGCCGTCAGGTTCGGAAGTGTTGCCGGGCGAAGAAACTGTTGTTCAGATGCCGATTGAAAAAGTTAAAGCTAACCCAATGCAGCCGCGGAGTAATTTTGACCATGAGGGCCTAGAAGACCTAACTAATTCAATCCGAGAACACGGTATTTTGCAACCGCTAATTTTGACGCACGGCGATAATGGTACCTACCAGGTAATTGCCGGTGAGCGTCGTTTGCGCGCTTCACAAATTTTGGGGCTTAAAACTGTTCCATCAATTGTCCGTGATATTAAGGAACAACAGAAGCTGGAGCTGGCGTTGGTTGAAAATCTACAGCGTCGGGATTTAAACCCGATTGAAGAGGCGGTGGCATATCAACGCCTGATTGATGAGTTTAGTTTAACTCAAGAAGAAGTTGGCAAGCGGGTTGGTAAAAGCCGTTCAGTCATTACGAACGCATTGCGACTGTTAACACTGCCGTCAGAAATTCAGAAAGCCTTGATTAACAATAAAATAAATTACAGCACAGCCAGGGTTATTGTTGGTTTGCCGCCTCAGGAGCGCTTGAAATTTTTTCAGAAGGTATTGCAGCAGGATTTGACGGTCCGGGCTGTTGAAAATCAGGCGCGTCAAGTCACCGTGAAACGTCAGGCGCATAAAACTAAAGATCCTAATATCGCTACCCTTGAAGAGCGGATTGAATCATTGTTAGGGACGAAAGTAACAATTAAAAAATCAGGCGATGGCGGCCAGATTATTATTGACTATTATTCCCCAGAAGAGCTAGAAGGACTTATTGAAAAATTTGGTGATTAGTAGTTTTGGCTAGCAGACTTAATTCTTCCTTTAGCGGCTCCGGTTTTAACAAATTGGAGCCAGTCTCGGCTGGGGCCCCTGCGATTTTTATCGGTGATGATATCAACGACATCACCGTTTTTTAATTTAGAGTCCAGACTGGCAATTTGATTATTAATTCTAGCACCGGCGCAGTGGTCGCCGATCCAGCTATGAACGTGGTACGCAAAATCAACCGGTGTCGCGCCTTCGGGCAGATCGATAACGTCACCCTTGGGTGTAAAAACAAAAATCCGGTTTTGGAAAAAATCAATCGTTAAAGATTGTAGGTACACTTCATTGTCTTGGATTTCTTTTTGCCATTTAACTAAATCTTCAATCCAGGTTAATTTTTTTGGCAACGTGTAGCCAGGGTCGCCGATTTTTTTATTTGTCTGGCGACTTTCTTTTTCTTTGTATTGCCAGTGGGCGGCGATACCGTTTTCTGCCTGGTCGTGCATTGCCGGAGTACGAATTTGAAACTCTACAATTTTTCCTTCAGTACAAAAGACAGTGGAATGTAGTGATTGATAGCCATTTGGTTTTGGTTGAGCAATATAATCTTTAATCCGGCCCGGCAATGGTTTCCATAATTTATGGATAACTCCAAGTGCTTGGTAGCAGTCCTCAACTGTTGGTACAATGATTCGCAGTGCTACTAGGTCGTAAATTTTTGAAACGTCCCCATTGTAATGAGGTTTTTGTAGTTTAAGATAGAGACTGTAAAGCCGTTTCTGCCGCCCATGGATGGAAGTGGTTTTTATTTTTTGAGCCGCTAATTCTTTTTCAACGATTTTAATCACCCGGTTAATGTATGCCATTTTCAGTTCAATTTTTGGCAAGATATCTTTTTTCATCCATTCATATTTTTGTGGGTAAACATAAGGAAAAGATAAATCTTCAAGTTCACCTTTAATTTGTCCCATACCGAGACGATTGGCGATTGGTGCATATATTTCTAGGCTTTCCTGGGCAATTCTTTTTTGTTTTTCTTTGGGCAGTGCTTCCAAGCTACGCAAGTTATCTAGGCGATCGGCCATTTTAATGAGAATAATACGAATATCTTGGGCCATTGAAATAAACATCTTTCGTAGATTCTCGGCATATTTTTCCATTCCGCGGTATTTAATGATACCAAGCTTACTAATGCCGCCGACTAGTTTGGCAATATCTTCGCCGAAGTTTTTTTCCACTTCAACCAAGCTGTATGTTGTGTCTTCCGGAACGTCATGGAGCAGAGCGGCAATGACAGTGTCTTGGTCAAGGCCCAGTTTAGCAACGGTTATGGCAGTTCGCAGAGGATGATTAATATAGGGCTCTCCCGACTTTCTATTTTGTGTCTTATGAGCTTCTTCGGCAAATTCATAAGCGAGTTTAATCAAGTCAAAATCATAATTGGCGGGCGCTCGTTTGAGATAAGGGAAAATAGGCACTCGGCTAGTGACTTTATGGTTTTCTTTAAGAATTCGAAATAGTTCTT is a window from the Candidatus Buchananbacteria bacterium genome containing:
- a CDS encoding NUDIX domain-containing protein — translated: MEQVPVENRVVTQPFIAGGCLIKKDDRFLLVQENVAEKGSWNHPAGWIDLYENIIDGAKREAEEETGLKIKIVGFLGVYSLIKKSARTGRTVHAVKFIFAAEPVTENIQLDPEEIMDARWFTLEEIKKLKADGVLRDHDIIDAVSHYLDGKIFDPTPIGYYREQL
- a CDS encoding bifunctional (p)ppGpp synthetase/guanosine-3',5'-bis(diphosphate) 3'-pyrophosphohydrolase; translated protein: MTSNKLPIEELFRILKENHKVTSRVPIFPYLKRAPANYDFDLIKLAYEFAEEAHKTQNRKSGEPYINHPLRTAITVAKLGLDQDTVIAALLHDVPEDTTYSLVEVEKNFGEDIAKLVGGISKLGIIKYRGMEKYAENLRKMFISMAQDIRIILIKMADRLDNLRSLEALPKEKQKRIAQESLEIYAPIANRLGMGQIKGELEDLSFPYVYPQKYEWMKKDILPKIELKMAYINRVIKIVEKELAAQKIKTTSIHGRQKRLYSLYLKLQKPHYNGDVSKIYDLVALRIIVPTVEDCYQALGVIHKLWKPLPGRIKDYIAQPKPNGYQSLHSTVFCTEGKIVEFQIRTPAMHDQAENGIAAHWQYKEKESRQTNKKIGDPGYTLPKKLTWIEDLVKWQKEIQDNEVYLQSLTIDFFQNRIFVFTPKGDVIDLPEGATPVDFAYHVHSWIGDHCAGARINNQIASLDSKLKNGDVVDIITDKNRRGPSRDWLQFVKTGAAKGRIKSASQNY
- a CDS encoding ParA family protein, translated to MSRTIAIVNQKGGVGKTTTAINLGAYLAWLGKFVLLVDLDPQANATSGLGLDLSKLTQGVYNTLIEPISFREIIKGTSHPGYKIAPATADLAGARVELVNMDEREFRLRQTMLEVKHDYDYIIIDCPPSLDLLTINGLVAADEVVIPVQAEYLALEGLGQLLGTVDLVKNNLKPELNVLGAVVTMYDKRNKLSAQVVNELKEHFPFKLFNTIVPRNVRLTESPSFGQTILSYDSRSSGAKAYEDLAREIIEQENYLY
- a CDS encoding insulinase family protein encodes the protein MHQSSKLKNGLRLILAPLTETKAVTVLVLLPVGSRYETKKINGVSHFVEHLLFKGTAKRPTSLDITKELDAVGAEYNAFTGKDHTGYYIKVAAERIELAFDILSDMLFNSTFDQAEIDKERGVIIEEINMYNDNPLIHLGGLFEQTIFGNHPLGWLISGPKQVIKTVSRQQIVAYKQQHYQPHNIVLTVAGNFKTNTVKRLANQYFGLASKTKNKKSFKKIQIRQSQPRVNILYKDTQQVQLGLGFPAFETANPKIFALYVLAVILGGNMSSRLFINVREKHGLAYYIRTDLSTYHDTGNFLVQAGLDRKRIKEALVLIIAELQDIKANGVTPKELRAAKDFLKGKLILDLEDSENIADWYGKQVLLLGKTYTPAERLKKISAVSLFDVATVAKEIFQSKHFNLAMIGPFKNSAEFKKLLKL
- a CDS encoding septal ring lytic transglycosylase RlpA family protein, translated to MTPLSEKPTLTVSWYNLPGNKMANGDVFNSRDKHLAAHKDLPFGTPVKLTNPDNGKTLTVTITDRGPFVKGRDLDVSKAAAEFLGFTRKGVTQLQYEVLPQATS
- a CDS encoding ParB/RepB/Spo0J family partition protein, which produces MNKTQGLGKGLSSLIPPKIDRTIMPSGSEVLPGEETVVQMPIEKVKANPMQPRSNFDHEGLEDLTNSIREHGILQPLILTHGDNGTYQVIAGERRLRASQILGLKTVPSIVRDIKEQQKLELALVENLQRRDLNPIEEAVAYQRLIDEFSLTQEEVGKRVGKSRSVITNALRLLTLPSEIQKALINNKINYSTARVIVGLPPQERLKFFQKVLQQDLTVRAVENQARQVTVKRQAHKTKDPNIATLEERIESLLGTKVTIKKSGDGGQIIIDYYSPEELEGLIEKFGD